The DNA sequence GATATTCGgactatcaaataaatataatatatcaatatatatatatatatatatatgcacacttTGAGAGTTTATTTCCCTTGTCCCTGACGTTGTTTTTCATCTGCTGTTTTGTCATGTTGTATGCCTGTTATTAACTtatacctttttattttcttttccaggAAACAGCTTACCAAATGGAGAGCTATCAACCTCCAAAAGCAAGTTTGATGAAAAAATAGAACCATCTTCTGCTAAAATGTATTTCCATTATTATGGACAACTGCTACATCAGCAAAACATGTTACAAGATTATGTTAGAACAGGTTATTAGATTgagctttacttttttttttttttttctttttaatttgtctTGTGTATGTTCTTTCAATCTCTGATTGAAAAGTTTGTGATAAGCCTTAAAATCTGTACGTTACTGCTGAAACTGAAACAAGAAAATATTAGTTTCTGATCAATAAATTGCTTCTAGGTGCTTGCTTTTACTTAGAAGTGTAAGGTTAGTTTATTCTATCCAAGTGGCATGGTAATCAATGGCGTTACTTTTCTCCAGGAACATATTATGCTGCAGTCATCGAAAACCGTGCCGATTTTACTGGTCGTGTGGTGGTTGATGTTGGTGCTGGCAGTGGTATTTTGTCATTATTTGCTGCTCAGGTGTGCTTTTCTTTTTGACAAACTAAGTTTATAAGATTTCTTTGGTGATCTGCATCTTTGATTCTTGAGTCTGGATCCACTTtcacttttcttttattctttcctGTCCCTCCATTGATAATATTGTTATCCATATGCTTAATAGGCTGGTGCAAAACATGTTTATGCTGTGGAAGCTTCTGAAATGGCAGAATATGCGCGGAAACTAATTGCTGGCAACCCAGCATTGGGTCAACGGATAACAGTGagcaatttcttttcttctcttttctttttactttttatcaaAGTTTCATGTCATCTTTTGTTCTCAGAATGTCATTATCAGTCAAATTTGTCTTCTGTTCGGGTATGGGTCATGTACCTTATTTTTTGGCCTCtgtcataaataaatataggtaATCAAAGGGAAAGTTGAGGACGTTGAATTGCCTGAGAAAGCAGATATTCTTATCTCTGAGCCAATGGGTAAGCCTTTTCATCCCTTTTCATCCCTCCTAGTCATTCGAGAATTAtgatttgtttctcttttggaTGTTAAActtatctttcttctctttttgtcATCATTGTATGTATATTATTTCCTATGCCTACAACCTTCATTTAATGGTTTAAGGAGGTCAAATTTGGTCCCAAGGGAATAAAAAGTAAATGATGGATATATTGTGTGGAACTGTAGTGGATAGATGAAATATGTTCAAGGCTTTATGGCATAGTCTTTATTTAACTGAGCTTGATCTGGAATATTCTTTTTCTATGGCTCCAGGCACATTATTAGTTAATGAAAGGATGTTAGAGACCTATGTAATTGCTAGAGATCGGTTTCTTATCTCAAATGGAAAAATGTTCCCTACAATTGGAAGGTAAGAAAATCTTCAAATGCTTACTATTTTCTTTGGAGTCTTTGCACTGAACTGCTTTTAGGCTGATTGTGATATCAAGTGCAGATTCTCATTATTTCAAGTTGATTATTTTTAGGATACATATGGCACCTTTCAGTGATGAATACCTGTTTGTTGAAATAGCAAATAAGGTGCGTGTGTCATTTTGTTCCCCATGTAAGGGAAAGAATGTTATGGAGAATATTTAGTTTGAAAtgcttaattgcttttatttatcatctattatcattaaattattcTTGAGAAAAGTCATTTatgttgattattattattatatatttgtacagGCCCTCTTTTGGCAGCAGCAGAATTACTATGGTGTTAATTTGACGCCCTTGCATGAATCTGCATTCCATGGATATTTTTCACAGGTCTATATTACATgcacttttttaattattggagTTTGGTGCCCTATTTTGTTTTACAGAGGTTATACTGTCTTGAATTATTTGCTGATGTGTTGCAAAAAGTCTTATGAGCTGTTGCTTTGGGTTTTGCACTCATGGGTATAGTCGGAGTTAAAGTACTTAAAGATTAGAGGTTAATGATCTTGTAATATGCTTAACTATCATGTTGCAATTTTCTTACAGCCTGTGGTAGATGCTTTTGATCCGAGATTGTTGGTGTCTCCGTCGATATCTCATGTGATAGACTTCACCAAAATAAAGGTATTACTTCTTATATGCGCCTTATTTTTCGTTGTACCTCATCTTTTGGCATGCAAAATATGTTTCTGTATTTAATGAAGCTAACTACTGTTTTTTACTTGCATACTAGTTGTTCGTTGTTCATGAGAAACCTTTATTCAGATCTTTACATTTTGTTATGGTATTTCTTTATAGTTGAAGCCCTGCTATCTTTTTTCAGAACTGGTGTTAGCATATACTTTTTTCCATCTCTGGTGTGCCTTAGTTAATTTTGGGGTGGGGGAACTTTTCAAGAATTAGTTTTGAGTTTCAATGCATTATCTAGAAAAATCATATCATGTAGTTGTATGAAAGTTGTAGTAGTTGTTTCACTCTATTATGTAGTaaactttataaattttggatgtcaACGTTTTTGCTGGTTGTTGGTAATCAAACATCTGGTTTCTTTATTTTACCCTGCAGGAAGAGGAGTTGTATGAAATTGATATACCATTACGATTCATTGCCTCTGTGGGCACGAGAGTGCATGGACTTGCTTGCTGGTTTGATGTCCTGTTTAATGGAAGGTACCCATCTAAGTTTGACTGCATTGCAGTGGGAGTGCTTATTTccccatttttctttctttttttttttttatatggtgaTTTGCTTATTGCTTAACTGCTTTCAAATTGCTTTATCAACAGTACTGTTCAAAGGTGGCTTACCACTGCCCCTGGTGCACCAACAACCCACTGGTACCAGTTACGTTGTGTTCTCTCTCAGCCACTTTATATTATGGCTGGACAAGAAATTACTGGTCGCCTCAGGATGATTGCTCATGATGCTCAAAGTTATACAATATATCTAACTTTATCAGGTTAGTTATATCTTGTTGTATCTTTGTTattgatttgtttttgttgactACTAACAAATTATAGTTTATTCCAACAGCCAAAATGTGGGGACCTGCTGCTGAGCAAGGAGGAATACTTCAAACATCATCATGCAAACTTGACCTCAAAGAACCCTACTATAGAATGTCCCAACCACAACCCTATGCAATGGCCCAAGATCAGCAACCACATCAGCTGATACAGACACAGGTATTGGCTTACTCTGTTGTTACGATCTACCACTCaagtttgtttattaatttttcatttgtaGGCAGTTTGAGTGATTTATTTAGATAAGTTATGAACTTTACGAGTCAAATATTTGCCTAGTCTTTAGCAATAGCGGATATATTCTATgtgattttgtttattttctgtctCCACTTAAGTTACCACTTCTTCAGTCGTACATAAATTTGTAGATGTCACACATAAATTTGGAAGGTCAAATACCTGTCGAAAGTTGAAACAAAAAGTTGCAACATGTCTTAGCATAGTTTGCATGAAATACTCCATTGTGCTTTTTATTCcattttcaactttttcttgGGTTTCTTTTGCGCTGTTATAAGAGATGGAATAACTGGgttgatttgttttatttttttgtcaggATATACCTATCCAATCACAGGATTTAGAGGAACCTGAGTTAATTCCGCAACCATCTCCAAGTTCAGGCATACAGCTGAACACATTGATAGATAATGCTTGAACTTGAGAAAGTAACTTAACATGGCAATCTGTTTGTAATATAGAACTTGCTATATAACTTAGCGAGTGCAAAGAGGTTCCTCAGTAAAACCcacttttcttcttcattattACTTCACACTCTGTCAGATGGTCAGTTTCTCTGTAATTAGTGTTGAACTTGTTTATTTTGAGTGGTTGTGCAGCAGATTCCGTACAATGCTATTTTGGTTTAACCACCCCGAAAAAAGAAGTTAGTTGTGGTGCAAGTTTCCTAGTGCCTTTCTACAATAGGCATTGGTTTCTTATGTGTGTGTGGGACCAGGGAGAACAACTGATTTTTTACACGTATTAAGGATTCAACCATAGGTTTTTCCAATTTCCACAATATATGACAACAAAATAGAAGAGGAAAACAATTTAGTGAAAGTCACATCCTGGCATAATCACTTTATGCTTGGATTCTGAAGCAAAATTTCAtctttagaataaaatattacgataaCTATTCATTAGTTCCTTCATCCACCAGTGTTTCTATATAATTGAACATGATCAAAGACAAAACTTCCAACCAACAACCAATgttcttttacatatatacaatCGGTCAAAGCAGCTAGAATTCAAAGCTGAAATTCTCATCGCTGCCTGAATAAACGAGGCTGATGAGCATAACATAAAAGGTAACCCATACATATATAATGCCGAGTTaccaaaatagaaaatgaaattaaaggTTAATCTAACTGTGTAACAAGGACAAATAAAACACTTGAATTTGGCATATATAACTCGTATGTCAGATTCTTGTCCATGATTATAAGTCGAGAGCTTTTCtgagaggagaaaaaaaaaatgcatgaaaGATCCATTTCACCTTTCTGGGACCCTCTCTCTCTTCAGCGATCCTTAGGGTGGATAATTATGGTAAGATGGTAAAAGTTTAATctcagaaaatagaaaaaaatgaaataacatgACTTGTCAAGATTCTTTTATTCTCTGTCTCACTGATTTTGCTTTTCATCTCCTCCAAATTTTCTCCAGGAAGAGATGAGATATGGAAAGGTATAACTGTCCCATACTAGCATCCAAGACTTCACCTTTCAAATGGTTTCACTGTAAGACGACAACTTTAAGTCAACCAGAAGTAAATATTCAATCACAATCCTAATTCCCTCCATGTTTTAATTCACTTTGTGAGCCGAACAATCATAATATCTAAGAAGAATGGTATTGCAAAATAATGATAACCAGAACCTGAAACAGGAAACAACAGCAATATGATACGTTTTGACATGTAGAAAAAGGGATGAAATTAAGCCACAGCTTCAGCTATTAAGCAATTGCTTCTTCTCAAAGGATTAAAGAACATGCTCATATAGAAGAATAATTTTGCCAATGAATATAAAGAAGCCAAGctaaatttcattaatttaaaGCTTACATAATTTTTAACCAAACTCCAAAAATCACTAGTAGGGGATGATACCATGCAATCCAACGTTCTTTCATCTCATTCTGATCAAAATTCGATCAAATCTCACTTACATATCtctaaaaatgaaaaccaaaaaggaaaaaagaaagaaaaaaaaaattctcaattgCCCAAATTTCAAAGCTCTTCTTCTTTCCTCAAATACTCTCCAATATCAGCCTGATGAAGAACAACAATCCCATTGGGGTCCAACTTCCTACAATCCTGGGCCGACTTAGCAGCAATCCCAAAACCCAAAGGCACATCGGACATGGAGAACACCACAACCCCCTTTCCGGGAGCGATGGCGTCGGTAATCCTCCCCAAACCACCTTTCAAAACGTGGTTGCCGTACAGAAAAGACATCTCCGAAGTGGGTTTGAGCCAGACTTTGTGCTTGGCGTTGGGGGCCAAGATGGTCAGGGCCTGAACGGTGAGGTGGAAATTGCCGTGGTGGGTGAACTTGCCGATGCAGGTTCCGAGGGAGACGAGGTTGGCCCGTGCTACGTTCGTAGCGCGCTTGACGAGGGATTCGCTGACGTAGTAGACCTTGTTCTTGTGGAGGCGGAAACAGTAGCGACCTGGGTTAGGATCGGGACCTTCATGGGATGGATTATAAACTATGTTCTGGAGATTGTTGTCTGTGAACTTTAACAGCTTCTCCAACACCACGGTTGTCTCTTTCTCGTCCAAAGGtctcatcttttttatttgatcTTTTGGTCTGTTTTCGCACTCAAAAAGGGTTTATCTGAGAATCTGGGTGTATTTCTTCTAGGGTTTTtcgattttagatttttttttttttttttttttttttttggggggggggggggggacagTTTCTAGGGTTTTGAGACCTCCCTCGAGCTTCAAAACAATAAGTTTTAAGACGTTCAGACAAGGGCCTTGAACCATGGGCCAAACCCATCGTCCGAGTTGATCAAATTTTTTGCATAGTCTTGTATACATTCcaaaagtttattattattattttttaatacctttcaaatatttatagttctttattttttccagtttccaatttttcatatatatatatatacatatgtatatatatatatatatatatattatttatttaaagtccGAAAAAATAAGCAAAACAATCTCACCAATAAGACTCATGATATTGGCATTTTCTAATggagaaaaaatgaaaagcaaatGTTTCTTAATTTCATTATTCATTCCACAACATTTGAAACAGTTTGTTTTGCTTTCTGTTAATGTTAGGCTTCTGAAGAATACCGGCAACATTTACAGCCATTTGAAATgcaagtatttttgtttttcctttccttttttattctATATGGGTATCTTGTATTATTGGTCATAAAGGTGTTGAAGTATAACAGTTTTGCTATACAAATCAAGCTGAATTTATCACAACTAATGTACAATAGTGGAAACCAACCGTTTCAGTTccatttatgaaaaaattagAGTACATTTCAAGGCATTACCCTGTGTAACTCGAAAAAATTGGTATACTGCTGAAACAATTTCAGCTCTTGGAATTGAATGTCAACTAACTGCTGCCACGGCTGGAGGTTGTTGAACACCGACCACATTATAACAGCGACCACAGAGAGTTGGGTGCTCTGGGAAGGAACCAACTTGAGGTGAAAAATTCCAGCATCTCTCACACTTGTGGCCTTCAGCACGAGACACACCGATCCAGACTCTTGTTTTGCCTTGGATATCGCATGTTCCACTGTTCGGAATATTTCCAATAAGCTCATTTTCCAAGGATGGAAGAACCTCAGCCTGCACACATCACAGTTTTAAGTTAAAAAACTTTTCAAGTTGGAGCAATTAAATGCAGAATAACAGCGATAAAGTAATAGCAACTCACCTGAGATGTTATGAAAGTGCGATGCAATGAGTCTGCATCACTTTTGGCTGCAGACATCTTATATAATCTAGAGGCCAGGCTTGCATCTGAAGTATGGATATAAACTTTGGCATCTAGACTTGAGCCAATCAACTTTGCAGTACGAGCGCACTCCAGGACTTTATTTACCTCCGTTCTCAGCTGTGAAAAGTGCATGTACATTAGAAACAAGAACATTTAAAGGCATCTTATGTTTTCCTATtcttacaatatattttttgcattaAGAGAAAATGCACATTGATTCAGGAGACCAAAGTACTCTAAAGAGGAAATTAGGCAGTATTAAGTGAAAAAGATGATTACCTCAAGAATTTTTGCCCAGAATTCAGTTTCTTCGGTAGAAAAGGACAGCCATGTTTTGTTCAAAGCTGGCCATCTTgattcaaaaacaaatttggCAATAGAACCATCTTCGTTGGTATACTGGAAAGGAAGGTTCTGCCATACATCCTCAGCCAGATGGGGTAGTATAGGAGCAATCACTCTAACAATGGAAAGGAGATGTGCAGCAAGAACTGTCTGACAACTTCTCCTTGTAAAACTTGTCGTGCCCCTGAAATATATAACCGTGCCCCATAAAATTTACgtgtgaaaaattttattttaaatgagcATGCTTAACAAATCATATGCTGGATAATAAAATCAGAGGAGAAAGGATTTTGTTAGCTAGGATAGAGCAGAAGAAGATTTACCCAACATAAAGTCGATCTTTGGCAACATCAAAATAGAAATTCGAAAGGTCAACAATGACAAAACGTTGTATGATCTGGAAATAAGAAGATAGACTATATTAATAAGAAATTCATTAAACAAACAGGCATGAGATACAACCAAGCTTTAGTCTTAATAACAAAAGAGAGACAATCTTCTGTCAAATTTTGAGTTATTTTCACATGTCCCACTGACTGATCATGCCTAAGCCTAAGTGCAAACATTTCTGTAATCAATTTTCTCCAGTTTCCTTCTGTTCTCCATTTCTTCTGAAGGAGACACTCTTCGCCGTACTTTCCGTTCTTTTCATATTTTGTGGTTATGCATTCAAAGTGCAGTAATAGCAATCAACAGAAATGTCACTaaacaaaatcaacaatatttaaagaaaattcaCCTGAAAGATCTTAAAGAACTGATAGTTTTCATAACTCTCTTTAATGTTCTTTACAACATTTTCAAGCTGAAATAGAGCATGCTGATCAATCATGGGAAGATCGTGGTACGCAACAGCATAATCGGCCTACAAACAGAACATATATAAGCAAAAAAATGTTGAGAAGAAGCTGCacaaataatcataattttGCAAGGACATAATAGGAACTCACAAAAAGTAAAAGgcataaaagaaaaaggttgCAAATCTTGATCTTCAGGATAGAGCTCAAAATCCCTGATTACGGATGCTGAACTTACATGCCAATCATGCAGATTTCCTAAAAGGTATCTCAATGTTCCTCGCAGCTTCCTATATATGTCTGACATTTGACGGAGAACTTGAGGACCTATCATTACATCACCTGTATAGTCTACACTGGAAACCCAGAGTCGCATGACATCAGCTCCATAGCCAGGTTCTTCCTGCCAGTAGAGAAACAAAAGCATTAATAATAAGCATTCAAATTTCCTGAGAGAGAGGCTTAGGTCATATGATAGGTCATATTATTTGAATATGCAATATAGACTGACCTTTTGGTTTTTTCCTCCTTCAATTACAGTTTTTGGGTCTACAACATTACCCAAAGATTTGCTCATCTTTAAACCTTTCTCATCCAGTACAAATCCATGAGTTATAACACTGGAATATGGAGCCTTTCCTGTACCAAATTCACAGATTCACGTAGTGTTTCACTTGGTGCCCATAATATGACACTAAGAATCTAAATCCGCAAACAAATCCAATAACTAGCGTAAAATCCTAAAAGTTTTCTCCTTTGTGCACGGTGCTAAAAAAGGGAAATacgtcaaaaaggaaagcaaacAACCATGGTTGATGGCACAAAAACTAAGGGCCAAATACAATTCAATTCAGTTTTGGGTCCaaaaatactaacttttttcaaatcaaaatcacaTTGAACAATGTTGCATTGCAAAACAAAAAGGGAGAGAAGCATGACACTTTTAATGAATATGCATACATGCTCCTTACCTCTTGTAGCAATACTTGTTAACAAAGAACTCTGAAACCATCCACGATGTTGATCTGTGCCCTCCAGGTATAAATCTGCAGGCAAATTAAGCCCTTTTCTCCCCCCTAACACTGCAGCCCAAGAAGAGCCTGAAAAGAAAGTGTTTATGAATACCAGAAtccatgtaaataaatatatgagacAAAATCAAGCTATTTCCAAAAGTTACCGAAAACTAAATGCGGTTATAAACATGTATCTGGAATCAACTGAAtagcatttaattatttgatgaatTATGTGGCTAGTTGAAATACCAAATCAgttatgtatacatacatatatatatatatatatatatgtatatacatttctagcccaggctcaacccgcatcaagat is a window from the Ziziphus jujuba cultivar Dongzao chromosome 11, ASM3175591v1 genome containing:
- the LOC107433131 gene encoding probable histone-arginine methyltransferase 1.4, coding for MEGSVGQTAEFTLASISELSSSSSSSVASSSPAAARFYTDSGVAELRFHQQPESDGFVNVDLQSAQLFKLGPVYSVCISEGSDTGEEKLYSKGVNLQFRNEAESKAFHCVFEKRKKDLAEQGNSLPNGELSTSKSKFDEKIEPSSAKMYFHYYGQLLHQQNMLQDYVRTGTYYAAVIENRADFTGRVVVDVGAGSGILSLFAAQAGAKHVYAVEASEMAEYARKLIAGNPALGQRITVIKGKVEDVELPEKADILISEPMGTLLVNERMLETYVIARDRFLISNGKMFPTIGRIHMAPFSDEYLFVEIANKALFWQQQNYYGVNLTPLHESAFHGYFSQPVVDAFDPRLLVSPSISHVIDFTKIKEEELYEIDIPLRFIASVGTRVHGLACWFDVLFNGSTVQRWLTTAPGAPTTHWYQLRCVLSQPLYIMAGQEITGRLRMIAHDAQSYTIYLTLSAKMWGPAAEQGGILQTSSCKLDLKEPYYRMSQPQPYAMAQDQQPHQLIQTQDIPIQSQDLEEPELIPQPSPSSGIQLNTLIDNA
- the LOC107433137 gene encoding uncharacterized protein LOC107433137, which codes for MRPLDEKETTVVLEKLLKFTDNNLQNIVYNPSHEGPDPNPGRYCFRLHKNKVYYVSESLVKRATNVARANLVSLGTCIGKFTHHGNFHLTVQALTILAPNAKHKVWLKPTSEMSFLYGNHVLKGGLGRITDAIAPGKGVVVFSMSDVPLGFGIAAKSAQDCRKLDPNGIVVLHQADIGEYLRKEEEL